Proteins co-encoded in one Arachis hypogaea cultivar Tifrunner chromosome 13, arahy.Tifrunner.gnm2.J5K5, whole genome shotgun sequence genomic window:
- the LOC112737995 gene encoding protein SAWADEE HOMEODOMAIN HOMOLOG 2 isoform X2, with translation METILQNHNYAMPARDVLTALAEKFSESLERKGKITVQMKQVWNWFQNKRYAIRAKSSKTPGKLNITPMPRDESTTVRNIPQLTAGPIPTTSGSVPTPGKVTPENSVMEFEAKSGRDGAWYDVASFLSHRYLDTSDPEVLVRFSGFGSEEDEWINIQRNVRPRSLPCESSECVAVLPGDLILCFQEGKEQALYFDAHVLDAQRRRHDVRGCRCRFLVRYDHDQSEEIVPLRKVCRRPETDYRLQQLHAANEAGGATDQQKIATKPVNAHGIRVTSSSETVPRQQNANISMAPPHVLQMTVSVAPQNLVVDPKKTETIINVQAGNSIIAPGSVALTSSIAISSVPEDCLYLGFYLISGN, from the exons ATGGAAACTATTCTGCAAAATCACAACTATGCAATGCCAGCACGCGATGTACTTACAGCTCTTGCAGAGAAGTTCAG TGAATCACTAGAACGGAAAGGCAAGATTACAGTGCAGATGAAACAG GTCTGGAATTGGTTTCAAAATAAGCGCTATGCTATTAGGGCAAAATCAAGCAAGACACCTGGAAAGTTAAATATCACTCCTATGCCTCGGGATGAATCAACCACAGTAAGGAATATACCTCAACTGACAGCTGGTCCAATTCCTACTACATCAGGTTCAG TTCCAACACCAGGAAAggtaactccagaaaattcagTTATGGAATTTGAAGCTAAATCTGGAAGAGATGGAGCATG GTATGATGTGGCTAGCTTTCTATCACACAGATATCTGGATACAAGTGATCCG GAAGTGCTGGTACGGTTTTCTGGTTTTGGATCCGAGGAAGATGAGTGGATTAATATCCAAAGAAATGTCAGGCCACGTTCCTTGCCATGTGAATCATCAGAATGTGTTGCAGTCCTCCCGGGGGATCTCATTCTTTGTTTTCAG GAAGGTAAAGAGCAAGCCCTTTACTTTGATGCCCATGTGCTTGATGCTCAAAGACGGAGGCATGATGTAAGAGGCTGTCGATGTAGATTTTTGGTTCGATATGATCATGATCAGTCAGAG GAAATTGTCCCGCTCAGAAAGGTCTGTCGCAGACCTGAAACCGATTACAGATTACAGCAACTTCATGCTGCAAATGAAGCCGGAGGAGCTACAGATCAGCAAAAGATTGCCACAAAACCAGTAAATGCGCATGGTATCAGGGTTACTAGTTCTTCTGAAACGGTGCCACGGCAGCAGAATGCAAACATCTCTATGGCACCACCACATGTTTTGCAAATGACAGTTTCGGTAGCGCCCCAAAATCTAGTTGTTGATCCAAAGAAAACTGAAACGATTATTAATGTTCAGGCAGGAAATTCGATTATTGCCCCAGGTAGTGTTGCGCTTACTAGCAGCATTGCTATAAGCAGTGTTCCTGAG GACTGTTTGTACCTTGGCTTTTATCTGATCTCTGGAAATTAA
- the LOC112735871 gene encoding probable E3 ubiquitin-protein ligase ZFP1 isoform X1, with the protein MRATAMDRRTQWNFRAIDSHYVFDSSEVRFRHAGPVPHTGRQMYQPNRRGHSRTTLPIELVQVDGVAVLVNHYIDTELRVEDMSYEGLNALGQQIGHVSTGLSEEIITNQMKTKTYLMAASAVNLEEADVCVICQDEYENQDTIGFLPCGHEYHADCLRKWLLVRNVCPLCKSETFILGM; encoded by the exons ATGCGAGCCACGGCAATGGATCGAAGGACACAATGGAATTTTCGCGCGATTGATTCGCATTATGTATTTGATAGTTCTGAAGTGCGTTTCAGGCATGCTGGCCCTGTACCACACACAGGTCGGCAAATGTATCAACCCAATAGAAGAGGACATTCCAGAACAACTCTTCCCATTGAGTTAGTCCAAGTTGAT GGTGTCGCAGTGCTTGTTAATCATTATATAGACACGGAATTGCGCGTTGAAGATATGTCTTATGAG GGATTGAATGCATTGGGCCAGCAGATTGGCCATGTAAGCACTGGTTTATCAGAGGAAATAATAACCAATCAAATGAAGACAAAAACATATTTAATGGCTGCTAGTGCTGTTAATTTGGAGGAGGCTGATGTTTGTGTAATATGCCAG GATGAATATGAGAACCAAGATACTATTGGATTTCTTCCATGTGGGCATGAATATCATGCTGATTGTTTAAGGAAATGGTTGCTTGTGAGAAATGTCTGCCCCTTGTGTAAATCAGAAACATTCATTCTAGGGATGTAA
- the LOC112735871 gene encoding probable E3 ubiquitin-protein ligase ZFP1 isoform X2, producing the protein MYQPNRRGHSRTTLPIELVQVDGVAVLVNHYIDTELRVEDMSYEGLNALGQQIGHVSTGLSEEIITNQMKTKTYLMAASAVNLEEADVCVICQDEYENQDTIGFLPCGHEYHADCLRKWLLVRNVCPLCKSETFILGM; encoded by the exons ATGTATCAACCCAATAGAAGAGGACATTCCAGAACAACTCTTCCCATTGAGTTAGTCCAAGTTGAT GGTGTCGCAGTGCTTGTTAATCATTATATAGACACGGAATTGCGCGTTGAAGATATGTCTTATGAG GGATTGAATGCATTGGGCCAGCAGATTGGCCATGTAAGCACTGGTTTATCAGAGGAAATAATAACCAATCAAATGAAGACAAAAACATATTTAATGGCTGCTAGTGCTGTTAATTTGGAGGAGGCTGATGTTTGTGTAATATGCCAG GATGAATATGAGAACCAAGATACTATTGGATTTCTTCCATGTGGGCATGAATATCATGCTGATTGTTTAAGGAAATGGTTGCTTGTGAGAAATGTCTGCCCCTTGTGTAAATCAGAAACATTCATTCTAGGGATGTAA
- the LOC112737995 gene encoding protein SAWADEE HOMEODOMAIN HOMOLOG 2 isoform X1, with protein MGRPPSNGVPAFRFTPTEVTEMETILQNHNYAMPARDVLTALAEKFSESLERKGKITVQMKQVWNWFQNKRYAIRAKSSKTPGKLNITPMPRDESTTVRNIPQLTAGPIPTTSGSVPTPGKVTPENSVMEFEAKSGRDGAWYDVASFLSHRYLDTSDPEVLVRFSGFGSEEDEWINIQRNVRPRSLPCESSECVAVLPGDLILCFQEGKEQALYFDAHVLDAQRRRHDVRGCRCRFLVRYDHDQSEEIVPLRKVCRRPETDYRLQQLHAANEAGGATDQQKIATKPVNAHGIRVTSSSETVPRQQNANISMAPPHVLQMTVSVAPQNLVVDPKKTETIINVQAGNSIIAPGSVALTSSIAISSVPEDCLYLGFYLISGN; from the exons ATGGGTCGCCCACCCAGTAATGGAGTCCCCGCCTTCCGCTTCACTCCCACCGAG GTGACAGAAATGGAAACTATTCTGCAAAATCACAACTATGCAATGCCAGCACGCGATGTACTTACAGCTCTTGCAGAGAAGTTCAG TGAATCACTAGAACGGAAAGGCAAGATTACAGTGCAGATGAAACAG GTCTGGAATTGGTTTCAAAATAAGCGCTATGCTATTAGGGCAAAATCAAGCAAGACACCTGGAAAGTTAAATATCACTCCTATGCCTCGGGATGAATCAACCACAGTAAGGAATATACCTCAACTGACAGCTGGTCCAATTCCTACTACATCAGGTTCAG TTCCAACACCAGGAAAggtaactccagaaaattcagTTATGGAATTTGAAGCTAAATCTGGAAGAGATGGAGCATG GTATGATGTGGCTAGCTTTCTATCACACAGATATCTGGATACAAGTGATCCG GAAGTGCTGGTACGGTTTTCTGGTTTTGGATCCGAGGAAGATGAGTGGATTAATATCCAAAGAAATGTCAGGCCACGTTCCTTGCCATGTGAATCATCAGAATGTGTTGCAGTCCTCCCGGGGGATCTCATTCTTTGTTTTCAG GAAGGTAAAGAGCAAGCCCTTTACTTTGATGCCCATGTGCTTGATGCTCAAAGACGGAGGCATGATGTAAGAGGCTGTCGATGTAGATTTTTGGTTCGATATGATCATGATCAGTCAGAG GAAATTGTCCCGCTCAGAAAGGTCTGTCGCAGACCTGAAACCGATTACAGATTACAGCAACTTCATGCTGCAAATGAAGCCGGAGGAGCTACAGATCAGCAAAAGATTGCCACAAAACCAGTAAATGCGCATGGTATCAGGGTTACTAGTTCTTCTGAAACGGTGCCACGGCAGCAGAATGCAAACATCTCTATGGCACCACCACATGTTTTGCAAATGACAGTTTCGGTAGCGCCCCAAAATCTAGTTGTTGATCCAAAGAAAACTGAAACGATTATTAATGTTCAGGCAGGAAATTCGATTATTGCCCCAGGTAGTGTTGCGCTTACTAGCAGCATTGCTATAAGCAGTGTTCCTGAG GACTGTTTGTACCTTGGCTTTTATCTGATCTCTGGAAATTAA